GGAACCCCACGAACGGGAAGCGAGaaccccactcggactagcccattaacagctcaccgagcaccatgtttcgtccatcgagaaaaaagatggcatggctcagcccctccattttatcaaaaaaaatgcttgagggatgactatcacaaagatgagccgaccctcgatcggaccctagctacgcgtgggggctcgagggaagttggactcctAAGGAGATCGAACGTCCGGTCGTAGTACGATGGCGGACCGATCAGATCCTAGGGGACCGAAATCAAAAAAAATCTGTTTGGCCTCccgaatcctacggttacatgccccaagaagaccgatcatGACAAAAGGGAATCGCCGTTCTACTAGGACACGCCGCGGGCTAAAAAAGAAGGTCAATGCCTTCAGAGTCCTGTCCgaaaaaagcctccaaaggagtattctactcctccgtaggcttggGGAGTACTGTCGGGTACcgatattagggataccaaaagcaaggaagttagcgcccacgctgacttccccggatggctcgagatgtattaaaaggtctcacccgaccccaaggcgacgggctctgtctcgcccgacctcgaggccgtgggctccatctcgcccgatcccaaggacgtgggttccgtctcacccaaggtcgtgggctctgtctcacccgacctcgaggccacgagcTCCGTCTTGCTCGACCTCGAGgctacgggctccatctcgcctcaccccttaggtgcgggctccgtctcatccgaccccaaggacgtggtttctgtctcgcccaaggttgtgggctccgtctcgcccgacctcgaggacgcgggttccatctcatccgacggggacccataccgctgtTAACCattccaggtccaagcgtatgggcctgggtcaaaactctgacaccagggaagaggctggcacacctcgatgtaacccatggccatgacgggccatacctggggattcacatcaagaatagtgtcgggcgtgtcggtgctgttctgtctaatcctcgtacggacgctggtaggtgcgtcagttcaccacaacgtccgccgggacggagtggaacgctATGATCGATAGATGACGCCTACGTATGGCGCCAGTGACAAATAGGGCCGCGACATAGAGCCGtctctgttgacatctacaggatcgacgGGACCCGCACgaaagagaagaaggacgcgACAATCctgaaagccttcttctctctcgttcttctctttttttctcctctgtaacccgcgctttctctTCGCCTATAAAAAAGAAAGTAGGGCGCCCCATGAAAAGGGGATATCTAGGGGGGTCTGGACACAAGAGCATgtcacgagcacacggctgaacggtaagcgagctctcagcacccgttcactccttccaccagatacttaggatcctctccctctttcgcatatttgtaacccctactgcaaactaagtgtcggtaacacgagcagcagcgaaccggacgtagggacgttccgcccaaaccagtataaacccttgtgtcctctgagcacgccatccgagccagacgcgtaaatacaaatttactcgtcggtgatccgaaaacaccgacaagttTCTCCCCCGTAAAGTTTACTTgctatcccatcgaatgtttggacacatacatatagtattaaatatagactaaaaaataactaattacacagtttacgactaatttgtgagacgaatcttttaagcctaattagtccataatttaacCATGGAATGCTACAGTACACATatgctaataacagattaattagacttaataaattcgtctcgtaaattattaacgtctataatttattttttttattagaatCTGAACACCTCGTCCTACACCCAATATGAGCATCGATGCGAGACTCAAAAACTTTATTCGAACAAGGTCTTAGCGTCGAAGTCAACTTCGCCCTTATCtgcttccaaaaaaaaaaatcccatcGCCGGCGTGCCAAATTCAATTCACACGGGACGCCGGGACGGCATCTCTCCTCCAATATTTTCCATAAAACACCCTATCTAGATTTACAATCACAGTTCTACCCTTCTAAGCGTTCCTTATTGCAGCAAAAGATCTTATCTACGTTACCAGTCAACTTCAAGGTTTCTTCTGCAGTTTCCCCCACACATATACTCCGTAGGACCGAGAAGTCGAGAAGCTAGGGGGGGACACGACGCCACCGAGAGGGAACGCGAGGTCGCCATCACCATGGAGGGAGGACTCATGCGCACCGCCGCGAAGGTCGGCATCGCCgggggcgccgcggcggcggcggcggcgaagggcGGGCGGTTCCGCCACGCCGCGCCGGCCTTCGCCACGGCCCCCGCGGCCGCGGGTTCCGAGGCGGCGCCGCTCGTCTCCGCCTCCGGTGGCGAGGTGCCCCCCGCCGCGGCGCAGTGGGCGGCTTCCTGGGAGCTGGACGACTGGGAGTTCGCGGACTGGAGGGACGAcgccgcggcggcggtggtggcggagaGGGAGGCCACGGCGGCGGCCGCGAAGCCCAGGCTGGTCTTCGCGCCGCCGTCGAGGGAGGAGGCCGAGGAGGCCACGACCGAGCTCAGGGACGCCATAGAGAGGTGAAAGATCCCGTCTTTCGCACTTCCCCTCTGTCGATTCGTCGAATTGGATGGAAAGGAAAGATTTTTGTAGTTGACTAATTGGTTGTGATTATGGTTTTCGTTAGCTGGATTGCTGGAACTTTTCTTTACGATCTGTTCATCCTGACATGTTTGGCTGAAATAATTCTTTTTGACGGGATTTAGGAAGCATCTGAATATCTGATTAGGTTTTTTTAGGGTTATATATTAGGCGATGGGATTCGATTCCCCAATTGGTGATAAGAACCCTAGGCCTAACAAAGCAATAGATTTATTGGAAAGGAGAATCCGATGCTTGCTATTCAGTTCACTCACATTGTCTAGTTGATGCAGCCTATGTACATGTTCATCGAAGAAAGCTTCCTACCCACTTAGTTGTCGTATACATGTTTCATCCATGTGCATCTATACATACTCAAGTATGAAAGTGTGATGCTCTGTGGCACCTGTACCTTTTCATACATGTCTATTGATGCCCTCAACAACACTTTGATGCCATTACAATCTGTTGCATCTGCACAGGAAATACTTGCTTCACATTTGGTTCATGTATATTCACCCTATCCTCACAGAATAATTTGTTACAGGGCTTATTTCAATGAGTCTCCAATGGAGGTTGTTAAGGAACAGGATAAAGAGTTTAATAAGCAGGCAACCGATGCCATAATTCCTTCTATGCCTGGACATGTGGTCCAAGCTTTTACATTGCTGAAATCGAGCCCGGAGGCTCAGGTTTGTGCAATGGCCCCTGTAAACATACTGCACTACTCATTTGGGGAAATCAATTATTCGTCACCCTATAGATGCCACGAATTGTTTGTCACATACGTCGACCTTCATACAATGCTACCTAGTTTGTTGAATTTTGTTAGGCTAATAATGTATTGCGTTGCTGATGATTTGATGTCTTACTCTATCTGCTATAATTATAAACTTAGAAGAAACCCTTTGACATATGTTTGTTTGTTGCTCCTGTCTGGTCTGCAATAGTGAGTTCTGTGGGCAGTCTTTGCTTTTCAGTTACACAGTTTAAATATGTAGGATAGCTCTGTATCACATACTAGTTTATATTAGTTGATCATGTAGCCGTACCACAATTGATCACTTAGATTAATTTGTTCTGATATCATCTGTTATGTTTCTCACTTAAACTGTTTGTTTTGACTCTTGATCTCCAGAGTGTTGTAGCGTCCCTTGCATCAGATAGAAATGTCTGGGATGCAGTATTGAAGAATAAGAAGGTTATGGAATTTTACAAGAATCACCAGACAAGTATGTACCTCAGTAAATCTTTAGCCAAAGTTACATGTATCACCTTCATCATTTCTACCAACCTGTATGACCATTGTTGTTGTCCTCTGCTATGACAGCTCTAGTTGAGACATTCCCTGAAGAAGCCGCCACAGTAGAGTCGCCGGGGAAGTTTGAAGACGCCACCTCTGAAAATGCATCCAACAGCGAACTCCCCACTGGCTCACCTTTCTCTGATTTTGTGGATAATGCGAAGAAGAGAGTGATGGATGTGGTCTATAATATAACCGACTTTTTCAAGGACTTGTTCGACTCAGCCAAGGCCCAGGATGGAACAGGCCCTTCAGCTGAGAAGGGCCTTTCTGCAACAGAGATGGCTGTCGGCGGATCCTTCATGGCTCTGGCCATAGGGGTCATCCTAGTCGTTCTGTTCAAGAGGGGATGATAGCTCATGAGTACCTTCTGGGACTCATGGTGCTTTAAATCTGTCGAAAATTACTCATTTATCGTATGGTCAAGAACTCCGAATGTAATGTACAGCTTGTGTCCTTGTCCTTGGAAAATAGTACAATAAAAGACAATCTATGCTATAATATTTTGTGTGTATCTTGGTTTCTTAACCTCTGATGTGCAGACACCATAAGAGCCAAATGTTGTGTTTGATTATTACAATTGCAAATTGTATAGTATAATAACATGATAAAGGTCGTCGTTTGTTTGCTGAAACCTGAACTGAACATCTTGCCACGCGTATGCTGAATGGGCAAAAAAAATTGAACAAAATGCAAAAAATAGTCTGTCAGACAACCTCTGAGCCACCCTAACCAGGCCAGGCCTAGCAGGAACGATCCTCTACAGCCGTCAGATGACACCTGACGGAGCATCCTGGCCGTTAATCACGCTCTGGCCCAGAGGGTCTTGGATCATCAACCAGACTTAAGTGCTTGCCTCCTTTTTGGTAAAGGACGCAGCGGTACGAGCCTATAGAACAGATCCTGTTCAAGTAAGGTCGTGCTACATGGTCCCAGGACCGAGCTTATATGTTGTGCTTGCTCTTCGAAGATAACCGAGGTGGTACTAAAGCTCAGCGCAAGCGCTCACACTCAGCTAACCAGCTGATCACCTCTCTCTTGCTGGAGGATGTGGCCACGGCCCAGTGATTCAGGTACAGGGAGAACAGGCCCATTAGCCCATTTGGAATGCAGCTGACCAGTGACCATTCGTTTCTGCAGTTGCCTCAGCCGGAGTTGACAATTCCCCTGAACACTTGGATTCTTAATGGCGTCATCAACCACATTACAGTTGCGTCCAAACTCCAAAACAAAACATATGGGGCGTTCATAACCCAGCTACGAAACTTCGACTAAATAAAAGAAATAATAAAATGTATGCGCACAAGCATATTTTGTGAATTCCCTAAAAAGAAGTATATTTTGTGAGTGTATCTTTGAAGCTGACGAGCAACCGCTCCATCTATTGTTCATTCATTCCTCCAAAATTGCATTACGGGTCCCTTTGTTGGTACATTTAATTTTGTAAAGTTACACAACAGATACAGATTGGAGAAATAAATAGCTGGTGAGCAGTGAGACACTAAatagccctgttcgcttgaacttatcagccgtacctTTTCAGCAAaataacaatgtttttctctcacaacaaatcagcatcagcatgaGCATCTGCCGTTTACAATTTTCTTTCACGCTATGTGGAGCATATAATCGCAAGCTGTTAGCAAGCTCTATAAGGGTAGACTTCTGCTTATATCCCGAGAAACTCACCCTCGGTGAGGAACATCTTCCCTCTGTTTGCGTTGTCTGCTCTCCGCTGGGTAGACGGTTGCCCTGGCTACAAAAGGAGAAAAGTGTTACCAAACCGTCTATCTAAATGTTAACAGAACAGGAAATTGTGAATTGCACGGTACCTTCCGAAGGACAAAGGCAAGATACAGATAGGAAACCTCCCACTCGTCTTGTGACAGTGTGCCTGCAATTTACGTTTTACTGTTATAAGATGGGGAAAAACTGACAGCATTCGAGGGTAGCCAATCTCCAAGATTTGGTGCGAAATTACTTTGGTCCTGACTTCCATCACCAAGGGCACCCAGCCTCCATATCAGTTCAGTAAACTCTGCCTTTTGCAAATACTCATGCACAAATTCGTGGAAGTTCTTCATCAAAACCAGCTCAAGATCATACTGCAAGGCATAAAAAACAATGTGTAGTAACTAGTAACATCTGTATGTTGAGGCAAAGGCAGCACTTGGTCACTGTCGAAGGAAGAGAACAACTCAATACCTCCTCTGCGAGTAACTTGAAGAGATGGAATGGAACGACCCATTCTGGGCAGTCAACAGCATCCTGCAAGTTGCAGAAGAAATTTATCACAGCACTTCATTTTAATTTATCAACACAGAAGGAACTACAAATACGTACTCAAACTTGACTGTCAATATTTAAGTTCAAGAAATGAAGAGAAACTAGTGCCAAGATTAATTACCCTTTTGAAGCATATTAAACTAAAAGGAATATAATGCATAAATTAAGGAAAAAGTGAAACTTGTACTTGATACCAAAAGGTCTGGATGCAGGGAATTTCTACGGCATCATCGAATCAAAACGATTGAATCAGTAACTAACAAAAATAAGGAAGATGTCATAAAATAATGGAGCAGAATTTACCTTTTCAGCATACTCTTCACCAAAGCTAATCCAGTAAACACTGTTCCCAAATTCCAAACCTTCCACTGAGCATGGTAAAAGAGTTTTATACTATCACACAGGTTACAGCAAGAGCAAGGTGGTGACAAAGTTAGCCAACATAAGATCCAGATAGTCACTTTCAGACATACATTCTCGAAGCTTTTTGATAATGACATTCGCATCAGGCATCGTCCCGATAAAAATGCCTCCAGGACAAAGCAATGCACACATTTGCCAAGGCTAGTCTAGCACGTGCTTCAGTTGACCACGAATAATGTAAACCAAACTGAAATTGTAGAGCGGGAGTCATTCAAAATAGAGTTTGCACGATTGAAGAGAATTCCTTGTTCCGACAATAGGAAAGCTCTTTATAATCTTACTCAATTAGTCAGCTATAACTTATAAGTTTTAGAAGATTTGACAATGAATGAGCAATTAGAAGAACATTTTAGTCATAATAGTAAATTAGTAACATTTCATTTATTGTGCAAAACGATGATACTAAATGCTGAACCATCTTCTTATGGAAAAATATTTGCATGGTAGCTGTCGCATTCACGGCCATGTAGAATTAGAGAAGCTTCAATAAACAAAAAGGTGCACTGACAATTAGGAAAGAATAAAGTTGAACCCACACAATAAATGGAGAAATGTAAAATCAATGGCTAAAAGTAGAAAACGAGATGCCTCACCTGACAGCTACATATGTCAAAAGGAGCATCCTCACATAAATACTCATCCAAACGAGCCTATGgaagaaacaaaagaaaagaaattggTATGTTTGTACTTCAATCTCTGTAAACTTAAGAAGCATAAGAAGAAAATCACAGGCAACGAAACTACGAGGTACACTATATTCTGCCTAACAATGTGAAAGCAAAAGGCTGTATCACATTTTCAGTAAATAAAAAGGTATAAAAAGTGTTCTATGCAAGAGCGCATGCTTGCATATAATTTGacataattacaaaatatgaTCAGCTGTTTTAAACAGCCTGTGGTTAAATGCCTGGTAACATGTTCAGTCTATTAGTGGGTTTGCATGTGCAGAAAAGCAAACTATCAAGTTAGTCATGGGTAACCAACTAGCATTTTCCTCTCTTTTACCTCGTAACAATCAGTGCAAAGAAGTCGTGCAGGGAAACTAAACTTCTTCCTTCGTTGTTGATCTGTGTCACCATTGTAGCGGGTCATGCAATCTTTTATCTGAAAGTGTAAGGCCATTATATGCCCATGCTCCAAAGTGATGCAGATACATCAAAATATGTCACACATAAGATGAGATTACAACAGAAAGTGTTGAGTCTGTTGATTTGTAATTTGAGACCTCTAAGAGGCATGAAACATAAACACACAAGAGCACCAAGGAAAAAAAATCAATGTTCAGAGGGCCATCAAATCTTGAGATTCCATCAGGTATCAAGGATAGCAACTCAAAAATGGGTTAGCTGAATATACAGGTAATACACAACAACTCCAGCTGGTTTACTTGTAAACACAGAATAAATGTTTTGTGTGATAAGAAACTAGCCGAGCCTTCAGCAATATCAACTCCCACGTAGTAGCCAACCTTGGCTTTATCCCACTTTATCAAATCACCTCCCTGCGTTACAAAACAGAGCAGCATAGGTCAATGGTTAACATCAACTTCAAGCACGAGAACCAGAGCTATTTCTACTGACTACTACTATACATACAGTAACCGCAGCTGGCCACTTACCTTCCCGCAAGCAAGATCAAGCACGCAGTGGCCCGGGCGTGCATACAGCTGGATCAGAACACTCTTTATCTGCCGACGCACACAGATTGAACGACGGTTACTCGGCTAGCATGGTAATGGTAGGATGCAATACAACCATCAGGGGTTCATCATTTCATCAAGGAATCTAGGGATGGAGTGTGGTAGGGCGGTTAAATTGAACTGACAACTAAGAGTCTGAGACCCACCCAGTTGTTGAGCTTCTTGAGGTGGATGATGGGGCTGCTCTCGCGCTCCTGGAGCGTCTGGTTGGACCGCGCGCTGTAGTGGTCCGCCACCCGCCGCGCGCTGCTCCGCTCCTCCGAGTACCCCTGCTCCTGCTGCCCGCCGTACCCGCCGCCTGCCACCCAAAGCCCCAACCTCTAGTTAGCCGCCGCCCCACCGGACCGCGCGGTATTCCGCCTCACCTCGCCCACGACGCCGGCAGGGGCGACTGGTGGGGGGGCGGGGGGGAAGGGGGACGAGGCGACGGGAGGAGTACCTGCGCCATACTGGCGCTTGGGCGCGGAGGCGAGGGAGGAGGGATCGACACGGGGCCGCTTGCTCAtgccgccgccgacgacgacgacgagcttTTCCCCGGTGGCTCGAATTGAGCAGAGCCGTACTCTGCGAACTTCCGATTCGACCGAGTTCGATTCAATTGGGTTTGGGTACGTCAGGCCAGGCGCCAGGCTTTGGGTGGGTCGGTGGCGTCACGAGTAAGATCTGTGATGAGTGCCTGAGCGGTGACGACCGGTGAACGGCGGCGCACGGGCTGCTCGGTATGGTACGGGGATGAACTATGGTCCGGCCGAATATGGCAAAGCCAGCCGCCTGAAGTCCAAATGCTCCGGGCTATATTTGGTCCGAACGTAATAGAGCATTTGTTCAAGTATAATAACATGTAGCAAGCTGGCTAAATATTAAGGTAGAGGAGAGtagaaagaagagagaagaagcTGCTGGTAAGCTTATAAAAATTAAAAAACACTGTGAGAGCGACCAGTAGGTCATGTATTAACTGTGTGAAGCGCTAACTACTATATGGATGGGTTGAGACAAGGCTGCCTTACAGTCAAATGGAATAATAATCTAGATAGGCCCTGATTTGGCAAATGGAATAATAATCTTGAGATAGATATGACAAAGAATGGATatgcagcatgttcgcttgctcgtatacgatcgtggattataagttaatagtatttttctctcacaccaaaccaccCAACAATAAATAATATACGATCATTtatgacgaaacgaacaggctgataattGATAGAGCGACTTAAAAAACCAATATTAGGTGATGGCACATTATATTGGTTTGCCATATTGATCAATCGGCAATTATCTGATCCTAAGATCAAACCTGAGAACGGAATTTGGTTTGCATCGTAAGCCCATGCCATCACTCGACTCGTTTGTTAACTCCCCCAATCCGATCTACAGAAGCTACCTGATCTCCCGGAAAAAATAACAGCTGACCCGATCCTGCATGCATGTGGAGTCAGCTGTTGGATAAAGCTAATCCTTGAACCAAACATGCTGATGAGTACTTGTTGGTATAACAGGTCGATATGATCATAACAAGTTACAGGAGACactaagagcatcttcaagaatATCCCATATCTCTTCCCCatccatttttttaaaaaaagagaaaaacccaTCTCTAGGAGTACTCTATATCCTTCTCTATCTTTTGGCACTTGGAAAACCAGCTTCCATCGTGCATAAAAATACGTCGTCCGTAGTTGCGCGCATCCTTGCGATTCCCCGTGCCGTCTCCTCCCATGCAGTGTCACGATTTTTTTTTGCCACAGTTCCTCTTTGCGCTATGGCACACCGTCTCCTACCGCCCGGCGCCGCCGGGATTGTCGCCGCTCGCTCGCGAGATGATCTCCGACGCCTGTGCCCGCCGGGATTGCCGTCGCTCGCAGTGCTGTGCTAGCTCACGGTGCTAGGATTGCCGTGTCGCGATGAACTCCGATGATAGTTCCTCCTGTGTATATGTGTATTGAAGTAATGCTCTTGGCCAGCTGCATGGTAGTGTTTGCTGGCGCACGGTGAAGCAGCTATtggtgatttttttaaaaaaatttaacactttttagaaactaattttaaatctaacatggtcGTGGTTTTttatctaacacttttggccgcgcctattgccctggcgcggtcaAATGCATGTGCCGcatcatgcatggtggcgcagcagagagctgacgtggcggcgaccggaatcgctgaccgctgacggggctgggcctgccgtgccaccgatcttggcgcggcactgccgcgccctgatccgtggtgcagcagagccgaataaaaccgaccgtcgctgcccacgtccgccagtggccgagcagcgcagcaaggccgcctggccgccgcgtccgcccgcgccagcccgCCACCGAGCACGGCatggccgccggccgcccggTGCGGCAGCCGAGCCCCCACGCCGGTGCGCCACCCCCTTCGGCCACGCACGGCGTCTGCCCGCCGAGGACTGCGCCCGCGCCTCTTGACCCGGTCTAGcgcgctgcagcgaggtactcccctaatagatagtaaaattattaaagtatggTTAGTAGAGTTAATAAAGttatttagtttagttagtataggtagtatagtaagttagtataggtagtaaggttaggtagtttagttagtacatgtggcagaaccgtctaatatAATGtttcacaggagtgcttgtcttctattGGACACTAAGCACATAaggaagaacactaaattactcggtttcatcgggcacaccctaggggagaacccaaaaatccacatttttgccatcaggatcacaaatgagagaataaagcttacatcattctgaaccatttcttacctcacttttaatacaacatcaaagtataatatttattaatataaccgtggaatgaaatcatattatcaaagttataaataatttaattgaacaccGAAATATaagcatgtgatcagaattatagcgaaaatgaatatctaatcatgacatgatgaagtattgataaataaactacgacaatagattatgGAACTTTcattttataaaagcatttggtgagagttataaataacaactacgatcgcagtgtaaaggaatcctcgttgagcccaccaggaggtatccacacacaagggttagctctagcatccaccggTCACCTGTAACAGgaggaataaaactctgagtactcaattgtactcagcaagacttacccgacaggagaaaagaaaagactccaaggatatgtaaggttgtctggcttatgggtttattgcatttgcagaaaagcattactaagcgtgcgtccttatattcgatttttattaagagccgcattggttcattaactaaccattctatgtaagcacatgtactactttcaagcaggtggtaagcaatcagatttccttttcttcccatctttcatctttcagttcttactacggtgctagacatgaaacaagccgtaccgaattgctcggcgattcgtgaatcaatgcctccagctgggtaccccaaaaacacacgccccacgtgtacccaaggcacaagcaagaccaacccatcactctcctgtcctgggagtccaggtccccgtccaaacttggactccaagcccccacatcctgagtcccggactccatgtggtgcaaggacctccaccatccccgcatccaatcagtcggtccggaaagagccggatccacgacaagagagcaacaagtcttccaaacgtccatacccaagtatgtgcttgggataataagtctgtgtctcaatggcttatgcaacgatcggtccttaaccgaccagacagggaaagcagtgtaaccaagccatgccccgcgtccacggcgacacaacctcttacacccaccaatacccaaaccatatctttgcccggtcactatttttcctttccaccatttatatctttcaagtgataataatctagtaatatatttcctatctgtCGCGagcgacagacaatcactcgatttctaccggagtcctatagcatagcaatctacacgatcctgtcatactagtaagactcataggataaagatatatatgcaagtgggtttcattcaactccttaaaacttaatgcacaaatataatttaaactgtagaaaagtaggggttatgcacgaGGGCTTGTTtgggtaagatatatttaaaagttagtatctgcatcttcagatcatccacatcatctgaatagaaagcccattgcatcatcttctggagagaacaccattacaccatcttcggattcccaatcatccttcgatcggtcCGTTGattcatcatcgtacctatatgatatgcatgcgatgcaatgcaaagatgtaattaatcaactgcaatcgtgactcgtaaaatacgatgtacgtctctcgagttaacgggctaatTCTAATGacaaccgtacttaggctacatatacacgttgtcagataaggcgttatttcccacaatcattttagttatataaatcaaggtgtttctttattttattccatCGGTTTAATCCTTATTCGAAATATAGCAccattatctacctagcaaactaattattattgagctataaaaattacagtgagtatctaatattgctagaagcctactgtacaaatttcagattcaacaacaTTACCAacttatcatggaaattcctacaagttctccttttaataatattaagtactttaaactaattatatagctcccaaaaatattatcgaactatgtgaacaaaatatactaataggtagatcctgattttagagactaacaaaactagttAGGCATTTTTACGATTTCTCTACATTTTATTATCAATTTTCAAGTATTTAGACACTTGCTGAAATTAACGGAACACCGAAACAGTTAAAAGGGTCTTTGGGCCCAAAACGGCCTAGCTCGGCTAGGTCCAGCGAGCCAAGCAGCCCAGGCGACGGGCGCGCGCGCGTAGGTGCAAGCGGCCCAAGCACAGGGCAGGCACGGAGTTGCGCGGCCCAGCGGTGCGGCTAGGCCAGCAGCGCGGAAGCAGGCCGGCCAGGTGGCCCATAGGCGCAATGGCCCAAGGCGGAGCGCACGGCCAGTGCACAGCGCGGCAACCGGTCGGCCCAAGCGGTGGGGAC
This DNA window, taken from Miscanthus floridulus cultivar M001 chromosome 13, ASM1932011v1, whole genome shotgun sequence, encodes the following:
- the LOC136500754 gene encoding uncharacterized protein, with amino-acid sequence MEGGLMRTAAKVGIAGGAAAAAAAKGGRFRHAAPAFATAPAAAGSEAAPLVSASGGEVPPAAAQWAASWELDDWEFADWRDDAAAAVVAEREATAAAAKPRLVFAPPSREEAEEATTELRDAIERAYFNESPMEVVKEQDKEFNKQATDAIIPSMPGHVVQAFTLLKSSPEAQSVVASLASDRNVWDAVLKNKKVMEFYKNHQTTLVETFPEEAATVESPGKFEDATSENASNSELPTGSPFSDFVDNAKKRVMDVVYNITDFFKDLFDSAKAQDGTGPSAEKGLSATEMAVGGSFMALAIGVILVVLFKRG